GGCCTCCCTTCCTCTAAGGTTCGCTCTCTTCTCCTTTATGACTCTTTTATCTCAGTAACCGAAAGTTTCTTGGATGATAAGTAAAGGTTATGACTATTTTGGGGCTTGACCTAGTTTTTAATCCATCGATCGTCTCAATTAGGGTTAGggttcaagatttttttttttagggttaaagattgtgttgatagagactgttttttttttttgaaattttgcaGAGTAAATGCGCGATTTGCTTGGATGAGATTAGGAAGGAAGACGGCAAAGCAATATTTACTGCAGAGTGCTCACACTCGTTCCACTTCGATTGCATCACCTCCAACGTGAAACACGGCAACAGGATCTGCCCTTTGTGTAGAACCGAGTGGAAACAAGTCCCTTTGTTCGTTGATAACCGTGTCCCTGCCCCTACCTTTCCGGTTCAGACcggttttgaagatgatgagccTTTAGTGGCGCAGAGTGGTCAGCCTTCTGGTGTTGCTGCTGCTCATCGTCAAGCGCTGGAGATTAAACTTCTCCCGCAAGTCTCCGCGGTTGAGAAGTCTGTTGCTCGCGGCGATTTCGCTGTTCTGGTGCATCTCAAGGCGGCGGAGGGAGTGAGTGATGATAATGATAGGCCAGAAACACGTGCGCCTTTGGATCTCATCGCGGTTCTTGATGTGAGTGGTAGCATGGAAGGAACGAAGCTGCACCTTTTGAAAAACGCTGTTGCGTTTGTGATTGATAATCTCGGAGAGAGGGATAGGCTTTCGGTGATCGCCTTCTCCTCCGGCGCCCGCCGGCTGTTCCCTCTCAGGCTGATGTCTGAGAGGGGAAAGCGCCAGGCGATCCAGGCTGTTAACACCCTGGTCGCCGGCGGCGGGACGAATATCGCCGAAGGGCTCAAGATTGGCGCTAGAGTGATTGCTGATAGGAGGTGGAAGAACCCCGTCTCGGGGATGATGCTGTTGTCGGATGGGCAGGATAACTTCACTCTTTCTCGTTCTTattctcattctcattctcaGGTTCGTCTGAGAGCTGATTACGAGTCTCTCCTTCCGAGTTCTCGGATTCCGATACATACATTCGGGTTCGGCGTCGATCACGACGCCGAGCTGATGCACACTATCTCCCAAGTCTCGAGCGGTACCTTCTCGTTCATCGAGACGGAGACCGTGATTCGGGACGCGTTCGCGCAGTGCATTGGCGGGCTTTTGAGCGTTGTGGTTCTTGACCAGGTCGTTGAGATCGAGTGCCTTCACGAGGAAGGGCTGAAGATATCTTCTATCAAAGCAGGAAGCTACAGAAGCAGAGTCTCGTCTGATGGGAGAACGGCCAAGATCGATGTTGGTGACATGTACGCTGAAGAGGAAAGAGACTTCCTCGTGATTCTTGAGATCCCTCGTTGCGAGGATGAGTCGATGCCGTTGGTGAAGATCAGGTGCGTTTATAAAGATGCTGTAAGCAGAGAGATAGTCCGCGTGGAATCCGAAGAACTGAGCATCCAAAGGCCAAGGGAGATGACAGGAGAAGAAGTTGTGTCTGTAGAGGTCGACAGGCAGCTAAACAGGTTCCTTGTGTCGGAAGCTATGTCTGAGGCTAGGGTTTTAGCAGACGGTGGTGACTTGGAGGGGGCGGTTGGGGTTCTAAGGAACCGTGAGAGGGAGTTGGCAGAGACGCAGTCTGCTCGGGCCAGAGATGGGCTTTGTCTGTCGCTGTCGTCAGAGCTTGGTGCTTTGCAAGAGAGGATGAGTAGCAGGAGGATGTACGAGAGATCAGGAAGAGCGTATGCATTCTCTAGCATGAGCTCGCATTCGGCACAGAGGGCAACGGCTCGTTGGCCAGTATGCGGGTCGGCCGCGCCGCAGGCTTATCAGACGTCTTCAATGGCTAGAATGGTGAGTAGGTCTCAGGAGCTGGGGATTAAAACCCCTAAACCGTCTCCTGCTCGTCGAGACAGAAGCTGAATTTGAGAGAAAAGAGACTAGTAATAATGATTGTGTGTTGATTGCTTTGCTTTGCTTGTTTGGTTTTATATGGTTTGATTAAAAAACTGAGTTGGTTCAGTCTGATCTCTATGGGACAattgctgtttttttttcagaagtCATTTtcagatttgatgattttaaaaatgttttaaaatttggtttATGCGTATGCCTTGGCCGAAAATCAATCATAGtcgaaacaatttttttaaagatccGATTATTATGCGATTCAAATAAGTTTAAAATGAATTAATCATAATTTAGTATTAGTCCAAATCCATAAATTTCTCTAATTATTTTTGTATCTAGTTTTATAATTCatggaaataattttataaaaactgaGTTGGCTCAGTCTGATCTCTAGGGGACATGGTTTCTTTTGTGGGACAAGtgctgtttttattttttttcttaaaagacATTTTTCAAATAAACAATCCAACTTAGTACAAATAGTATACAAATTACCACAAGATCTTTGTGCAACATAACAAGACTAAAAGTTAACTCCTATGTTAGAGAAGAGCTTTCTTTGGAATCCTGGATCCATGTTTCTTGAAAACCTTGTAAGCTTCATTGGAGCTCCAGGACAAGGCGGAGAGAGGTGTGTGTTGGAACCATCATTACCAGACTCCTCTAGTTGAAGACAGAGAACGATGCTAAAGAGGTTTTGATACAAAGACTCAATGATTTCTTCATCTGAACAAGTAGTAGGAGAATCAATCTTCATCTGATTGTTGTAGTGGTCACAGAGTGGAGAGAGTGCAGTGAATCCACTGTCTCCACTAGAGAGAGGAGACATGGGTTCCACATATGTTGTTGCTTCTTCAGTTGAGTTTTCTAAAACTTCACAACGATCTTCATTGTTCATCTTGTTGTTATAgtatctagaaaaaaaaataaataaacagtcATACATATATGACAatcatacaaataaatttttcttttcactAGCCACATTATTTCCATCAGAATTTTTCTATCATGTTCAAAACCCCAGTAAATAAATAGCAAAGTTCATCAACACGAAGTTGCTAGTCTTTGTATAATCATAGACGTAGGAGTTTGATGTAATAATCTAATAGAAGTTTGATAGT
The sequence above is drawn from the Brassica napus cultivar Da-Ae chromosome A8, Da-Ae, whole genome shotgun sequence genome and encodes:
- the LOC106362275 gene encoding E3 ubiquitin-protein ligase WAV3, with protein sequence MENTNNSREATLPDPSSPPPRSTSSSGLPSSKSKCAICLDEIRKEDGKAIFTAECSHSFHFDCITSNVKHGNRICPLCRTEWKQVPLFVDNRVPAPTFPVQTGFEDDEPLVAQSGQPSGVAAAHRQALEIKLLPQVSAVEKSVARGDFAVLVHLKAAEGVSDDNDRPETRAPLDLIAVLDVSGSMEGTKLHLLKNAVAFVIDNLGERDRLSVIAFSSGARRLFPLRLMSERGKRQAIQAVNTLVAGGGTNIAEGLKIGARVIADRRWKNPVSGMMLLSDGQDNFTLSRSYSHSHSQVRLRADYESLLPSSRIPIHTFGFGVDHDAELMHTISQVSSGTFSFIETETVIRDAFAQCIGGLLSVVVLDQVVEIECLHEEGLKISSIKAGSYRSRVSSDGRTAKIDVGDMYAEEERDFLVILEIPRCEDESMPLVKIRCVYKDAVSREIVRVESEELSIQRPREMTGEEVVSVEVDRQLNRFLVSEAMSEARVLADGGDLEGAVGVLRNRERELAETQSARARDGLCLSLSSELGALQERMSSRRMYERSGRAYAFSSMSSHSAQRATARWPVCGSAAPQAYQTSSMARMVSRSQELGIKTPKPSPARRDRS
- the LOC106359396 gene encoding cyclin-dependent protein kinase inhibitor SMR16-like, encoding MYDCLFIFFSRYYNNKMNNEDRCEVLENSTEEATTYVEPMSPLSSGDSGFTALSPLCDHYNNQMKIDSPTTCSDEEIIESLYQNLFSIVLCLQLEESGNDGSNTHLSPPCPGAPMKLTRFSRNMDPGFQRKLFSNIGVNF